From the genome of Etheostoma spectabile isolate EspeVRDwgs_2016 unplaced genomic scaffold, UIUC_Espe_1.0 scaffold00018940, whole genome shotgun sequence, one region includes:
- the LOC116683348 gene encoding galactose-specific lectin nattectin, producing MASGVPLALLLCLSIGLLAPSCRGETNTCPGPCPPGWTQFGSRCFGFVFQGKSWIDAENFCKAAGGNLASVHSEEEQVFLKLFINLVTGEYRRTWIGGFDSVQEGVWMWSDGSTLDYKRWDDGQPDNKYGAEHCLEITYLGKKQLHMKHLVF from the exons ATGGCGTCGGGCGTTCCGTTAGCTTTGTTGCTCTGTTTGTCCATCGGACTGTTGGCTCCATCT TGTCGTGGAGAAACTAACACCTGCCCAG GTCCCTGTCCTCCTGGTTGGACTCAGTTCGGCTCTCGCTGTTTCGGTTTCGTCTTCCAGGGAAAGAGTTGGATCGATGCCGAG AACTTCTGCAAGGCCGCCGGTGGGAATCTGGCTTCAGTCCACTCAGAAGAGGAACAGGTGTTCCTCAAACTCTTCATTAACCTAGTGACCGGTGAATACAGACGGACCTGGATCGGAGGCTTTGACTCAGTGCAG GAGGGCGTGTGGATGTGGTCTGATGGATCCACATTAGACTACAAACGCTGGGATGATGGGCAGCCTGACAACAAATATGGAGCTGAGCACTGCCTTGAGATAACCTATCTCGGTAAAAAACAACTACATATGAAACATCTTGtcttttaa